From the Bacillaceae bacterium S4-13-56 genome, the window TCTCCACCACAAATCACTCGAAGGTTAGCAAAAACTTTCACCTGCATCAAATTTTGCCCCCTTTCCATCAATATACTAGTAAATATTTTCTCTATTCATGTTTCATTCTCCTTTAAAGTAGATGATTTATTTTAGAGAAATATTCTAACAATTGAACTAAATACAAGAAAAGCAAGGCAAAGATAGGTGACTTAGGTTTTAAAAAGAGAATCGTCTTCCATTTTCATCACCCTTTTTAAAGCTGAACCTAACATAGCTTGTTTACCTTTTTCATAAGCTTATAAAAAGCAAAAAAAAGGGTGATTGTTTTGGGTTTATTGAAGGAGTTTCAACAGTTTGCCATTAAGGGGAGCGCAGCAGATATGGGGATAGGTATTGTATTAGGAGCTGCCTTTAGTGGACTTATTGAGTCTTTCGTTAAAGATATACTGTTGCCACCTTTTGGACTTTTATTTGCCAAAATGGATGTTTCAAACCTCTTTTTAACTTTGAGTGGGGGACATTTTCATACCATTGATGAAGCACAGAAAGCAGGAGCAATAACAATAAACTATGGACTTTTTATCTCTTCCTTTATTCGTTTTGTAATTATTATATTTGTTGTTTTCTTAGTCATCAGACAATTGAACCGTTGGAAAAAGCCTCATCAACATCCTGTGGTCTCTATGTCAAAAAAAGATTGTCCCTATTGTTTTACGTCCATACCATCCCAAGCGATTAAATGTCCAAATTGTGGTTCGGATTTAATAGAAAGGAAAAGGAATAGAAGAATTAATATA encodes:
- the mscL gene encoding large conductance mechanosensitive channel protein MscL; the protein is MGLLKEFQQFAIKGSAADMGIGIVLGAAFSGLIESFVKDILLPPFGLLFAKMDVSNLFLTLSGGHFHTIDEAQKAGAITINYGLFISSFIRFVIIIFVVFLVIRQLNRWKKPHQHPVVSMSKKDCPYCFTSIPSQAIKCPNCGSDLIERKRNRRINIR